The following are encoded together in the Daphnia magna isolate NIES linkage group LG8, ASM2063170v1.1, whole genome shotgun sequence genome:
- the LOC116929807 gene encoding serine/threonine-protein kinase/endoribonuclease IRE1 — translation MAAKVGDIEFDRRQIIGWGPNGTVVLRGRLNGAQQPVAVKRYLTKQLKWNASEFELYRKEDHHNILRLYDVTSDQSGFTYLALELCVCNLADYLAGKYRGPTLSSRNILLQTTQGVEHLHSLGIVHRGLKPNNVLINWPNDECDDIQIKLSDFGVMANSSGDSWPCGDMASVEGWLAPEQIKMPVGGGRTMEKTTGSLLPTSVDIFALGCLFFCVLTSGQHPFGSPSYFRDQRALAGNYELAPLVQQMPVAAILIERMIQRDPDYRPSIQEVLAQSKFWSLDI, via the exons ATGGCCGCCAAAGTGGGCGACATCGAGTTCGATCGACGTCAGATCATTGGATGGGGACCGAACGGCACAGTCGTTTTGCGTGGCCGTTTAAACGGCGCCCAACAACCGGTGGCCGTCAAACGTTACCTCACCAAACAGCTGAAATGGAACGCCAGTGAATTCGAACTGTACCGAAAAGAGGACCACCACAATATCCTACGTCTTTATGACGTCACATCCGACCAATCGGGTTTcac CTATTTGGCTTTAGAACTGTGCGTCTGTAACTTGGCTGATTACCTGGCGGGAAAGTACAGAGGACCGACCCTATCCTCACGAAACATTCTACTGCAGACGACGCAAGGAGTAGAGCATTTGCATTCGTTGGGAATCGTTCACCGTGGACTGAAACCCAACAACGTCCTCATCAATTGGCCGAATGACGAATGTGACGACATTCAAATCAAATTGTCGGATTTCGGTGTGATGGCCAACTCGTCGGGTGACAGCTGGCCTTGCGGCGACATGGCCAGCGTTGAAGGTTGGCTGGCCCCCGAACAGATCAAAATGCCAGTCGGTGGCGGACGGACGATGGAAAAGACCACAGGATCGCTATTGCCAACGAGTGTCGATATCTTTGCGCTCGGCTGCCTCTTTTTCTGCGTTTTGACGAGCGGCCAGCACCCATTCGGATCGCCTTCATATTTCCGCGATCAGAGAGCATTGGCCGGTAACTACGAATTGGCGCCACTAGTACAACAAATGCCTGTCGCCGCCATTTTGATAGAAAGAATGATCCAACGAGATCCAGATTACCGACCTTCAATCCAAGAAGTTTTAGCACAATCCAAGTTTTGGTCGCTGGACATTtga
- the LOC116929808 gene encoding peptidyl-prolyl cis-trans isomerase B, producing MNCILVTLIGLCCFAFSNATYFTVTDQVFFDIAIGNEKAGRIVIGLFGQDVPKTVDNFKTLATTGVSGKKYAGSHFHRVIRNFMIQGGDVISGNGLGSISKFGESFPDENFKAKHGAAGFLSMANSGQDTNGSQFFITLIPTPWLDGKHVVFGKVIEGMDVLMAIGNTKTDNGDKPLKRIVIQDSGIVPLASTFKLSDDPNE from the exons ATGAATTGCATTTTAGTAACTTTAATTGGACTCTGCTGTTTTGCATTTTCCAAT gCCACATACTTTACTGTTACTGACCAAGTATTTTTCGATATTGCCATTGGGAATGAAAAAGCTGGACGAATTGTGATTGGGCTTTTTGGCCAAGATGTCCCAAAAACTGTCGACAACTTTAAGACACTTGCAACAACTGGGGTTTCTGGAAAGAAATATGCTGGTTCTCACTTCCATAGGGTTATCCGAAATTTTATGATTCAAG GTGGAGATGTTATCTCTGGAAATGGTTTAGGTTCTATTAGCAAATTTGGAGAGTCATTTCCTGATGAGAACTTCAAGGCCAAGCATGGAGCTGCTGGTTTCTTGAGCATGGCTAACTCTG GCCAAGATACAAATGGATCTCAATTTTTCATTACGTTGATTCCCACTCCATGGTTGGACGGAAAACATGTTGTCTTTGGAAAG GTTATCGAGGGAATGGATGTTCTCATGGCCATTGGAAACACAAAAACCGATAACGGAGACAAACCCCTCAAGCGAATTGTGATTCAAGATAGTGGAATTGTGCCTTTGGCTAGCACCTTCAAACTGTCCGATGACCCGAACGAGTAA